In Erigeron canadensis isolate Cc75 chromosome 1, C_canadensis_v1, whole genome shotgun sequence, a single window of DNA contains:
- the LOC122586155 gene encoding tetrahydrocannabinolic acid synthase-like, whose translation MRNFQLTSFLFFLVFLTLSFPVSWGALSSILNVTPDGGDFISCVESTSDNFTAISRLIYTPVNSSFLPIWEARLRNLRFNKSSIPKPSIIVTPDNEFQVRTTLLCSKRYRYELRVRCGGHDFEGVSSTADVPFVMLDLNRMRSVDVDVGNKTAWVQGGAVLGEVYYAIRNKTNSLYFPGGICSTVGVGGFLGGGGYGNLIRKYGTGADNVIDARLMNVDGVILNRKSMGEDLFWAIRGGGASSFGIILAWKLRLVSVPELVTVFLVTRALEEGATEILHKFQYAIPNGDRNLSIRVTISSAFIGNTTTKTINIMFLGLYQGKIDTLLPLMNNTLPELKLTRGDCEEVTMAQASIVFNGLPSNTQLEFLRSRVTNIPLNTKNKLDYVRTPIPIHGLKKIWTKLFENDVGRGTLIMHPLGGRNDEISETAIPYPHRTGVLYQFHQYVNISDQASDTTPTSLRRINWLRSFNDLIAPYVSRNPREAYSNYKDLDLGFEAGSYEQARSWGERYWKRHNFKKLISIKAMADPENFFRYPQSIPVFPTY comes from the coding sequence ATGAGAAACTTTCAACTAACATCTTTCTTGTTCTTCTTGGTTTTTCTAACACTTTCATTTCCTGTTTCATGGGGAGCATTATCTTCGATTCTTAATGTCACACCTGACGGTGGAGATTTCATAAGTTGTGTTGAATCAACCTCCGATAATTTTACTGCCATATCTCGGCTCATTTATACCCCAGTCAACTCTTCTTTCTTACCCATTTGGGAAGCTAGACTCAGAAACCTTAGATTCAATAAATCCTCCATTCCTAAACCTTCAATCATTGTGACTCCGGACAACGAATTCCAAGTCCGGACTACTCTTTTATGTAGCAAGCGGTACAGATACGAGCTCAGAGTCAGGTGCGGTGGCCATGACTTTGAGGGCGTTTCGTCCACTGCTGATGTTCCATTTGTGATGCTTGATCTCAATAGAATGAGATCGGTAGATGTTGATGTTGGAAACAAAACCGCATGGGTCCAAGGTGGCGCGGTGCTTGGTGAAGTCTACTACGCTATTCGTAACAAGACCAATAGCTTGTACTTTCCAGGTGGTATTTGCTCTACAGTGGGAGTTGGAGGGTTCTTAGGTGGAGGTGGTTATGGAAACCTTATTAGAAAATATGGTACTGGTGCTGATAATGTTATTGATGCTCGATTAATGAACGTCGACGGTGTTATTTTAAATAGGAAGTCGATGGGTGAAGATTTGTTTTGGGCGATTCGTGGTGGTGGAGCTTCTAGCTTCGGAATCATTCTGGCATGGAAACTAAGGTTAGTTTCCGTGCCAGAACTAGTAACTGTTTTCTTAGTGACCAGAGCTTTAGAAGAAGGTGCAACAGAAATCTTACATAAATTTCAATATGCGATACCAAATGGTGATCGTAATTTAAGCATAAGAGTTACGATATCTAGTGCCTTTATTGGCAATACAACCACGAAAAccataaatattatgtttctaGGGTTATATCAAGGTAAAATTGACACGTTGCTTCCGTTGATGAACAATACGCTCCCGGAGCTTAAACTCACACGAGGAGATTGTGAAGAAGTGACAATGGCCCAAGCATCAATTGTATTTAATGGCTTACCAAGCAACACCCAACTTGAATTTCTTCGGTCTCGAGTTACCAACATTCCGTTGAACACTAAAAACAAGCTAGACTATGTACGAACACCGATACCCATACACGGGCTTAAAAAGATTTGGACAAAGCTATTTGAAAACGACGTTGGAAGAGGGACTCTTATCATGCACCCTTTAGGTGGTAGGAATGATGAGATTTCAGAGACCGCAATTCCCTACCCTCATAGAACCGGGGTGTTGTATCAGTTTCACCAATATGTCAATATTTCTGATCAAGCATCCGACACAACACCAACATCACTCCGGCGTATAAACTGGTTAAGATCCTTCAATGATTTGATAGCGCCCTATGTGTCAAGGAACCCAAGGGAGGCATATTCCAACTACAAAGATCTTGATTTGGGTTTTGAAGCCGGTTCTTATGAACAAGCAAGATCTTGGGGAGAGAGATACTGGAAAAGACACAACTTTAAGAAGTTGATTAGCATCAAAGCAATGGCTGATCCTGAGAACTTCTTTAGATATCCACAAAGCATACCGGTTTTCCCAACTTATTAA